CAGACTTCACCACCGATGTCCCATATCCGGACGCAGGTGACCCCCGACAGTTAGAGGTTGACGCAGGGAGCATCAGCGGTATTGTCGATGTCATCAAGTGGATAACGGCAGAGAAATCACTTCAACGTCTTCGAAACAGTGTGCATCTCAAGCGCACGGATCTCTCATCCACTGACGCTGAAGAAATAATTGCGGGTATTGAACAGTGGCTCGGTGAGCACGACGACGATCCGTTCTTTTTGTTCGCGAACTTCATGGATGCACATGACCCCTACAGTGTTGATCAGCGACACGACGAGTTCTGGCACGGAAACGACGGGACTATCGACGTGGACTGGAATCTCCGCTCGTTGAATAGATCTCCGGAAGAGAGCCAACAACGGATCAACGATGCCTACGACTCCGCACTGCACTATCTTGATACGCAGATAGGGAAGTTGGTTGAGATACTAGACCACCACGACAGGCTAGAGGACACACTTCTACTCGTACTCGGTGACCACGGCCAGTGTCTGGGCGAACACGGCTACTGGGGACACGGAACATTTCTTTACGAAGAACTTCTTCAGGTTCCGCTAATCGTGCGGCCGCCTAATGGATGTAATTCAGTTGATATAAATAAACTGGTCTCAATTCGGGATCTTTACGACCTTGTCCTGGACTTTACAAGCGGCACGACCCTGCCAGAGTGTATCGGGACATTGCCGGATCCCGGTGACGGCAGAGTTGTTGCAGAATCGCTGGGAAAACATCAAAATATTGGAATACCGTCCGGTGTGTATTCTGCGGAGGGTTTCCGTGGGGTTGTCGCCGAAGGGCGTCTCGGTATCCGGAAATACGAGGAAGACTGGACAGACGTGGGAACTGGGGATTGGGTATCCTTACTGGAAAAAGTTGAACAGCAGGCGCTCCGACAGGGGGAGATCGGCTCTCTCAACGCAGCCAACGATGAACAAATAGAATTCGGAGAAACTACAAAACAGCAATTAGAGGACCTCGGATACATGTAGACGCTTTTGAGAAGCAGATTGTTGATGCCGCGGTTCGGATCT
The window above is part of the Halosimplex rubrum genome. Proteins encoded here:
- a CDS encoding sulfatase gives rise to the protein MTTPNVAVLVLDSVRRDHCSTYGYQRETTSGLTEIGKEGYVFENAYATGSWTVPSHGSLFTGQLPTVHGAHARKRYFDVEPERTLSGKLSERGYETACFTANPWLTHDFGFDTGFETVSDFTTDVPYPDAGDPRQLEVDAGSISGIVDVIKWITAEKSLQRLRNSVHLKRTDLSSTDAEEIIAGIEQWLGEHDDDPFFLFANFMDAHDPYSVDQRHDEFWHGNDGTIDVDWNLRSLNRSPEESQQRINDAYDSALHYLDTQIGKLVEILDHHDRLEDTLLLVLGDHGQCLGEHGYWGHGTFLYEELLQVPLIVRPPNGCNSVDINKLVSIRDLYDLVLDFTSGTTLPECIGTLPDPGDGRVVAESLGKHQNIGIPSGVYSAEGFRGVVAEGRLGIRKYEEDWTDVGTGDWVSLLEKVEQQALRQGEIGSLNAANDEQIEFGETTKQQLEDLGYM